One window from the genome of [Mycobacterium] stephanolepidis encodes:
- a CDS encoding lipid droplet-associated protein codes for MIRPPFGVRLLLGVAATVLEETRKLPQAVLTYPMTAASQTVQNFMRFQQTVTELAIKGDETWENIFPPTEEQPEWATFDEDIDELDAPEPDESQANAVYEDAAERMTQGRFALYSSEPTAPSAPEPEAAAPAPEDTPVAAKAAPRKAPAKKAAAKKAPAKKAAPAAPAEPADPNAPDVVVELGYHDLTLAQLRARLQSLSVSELEELLTYEDAHKARAPYQTLLANRITRAAARG; via the coding sequence ATGATTCGTCCTCCGTTCGGCGTCCGGTTGCTTCTTGGGGTCGCCGCCACCGTTCTTGAAGAGACCCGCAAGCTGCCGCAGGCGGTGCTGACCTATCCCATGACGGCCGCCAGCCAGACGGTGCAGAACTTCATGCGGTTCCAGCAGACAGTCACGGAATTGGCCATCAAGGGCGACGAGACCTGGGAAAACATCTTCCCGCCCACCGAGGAGCAGCCGGAGTGGGCGACCTTCGACGAGGACATCGACGAGCTCGATGCACCCGAACCCGACGAGTCGCAGGCCAACGCCGTCTACGAGGACGCGGCCGAACGGATGACCCAGGGACGGTTTGCGCTGTACTCCTCCGAACCCACAGCGCCGTCGGCTCCCGAACCCGAGGCGGCCGCACCGGCCCCCGAGGACACGCCCGTAGCCGCGAAGGCCGCGCCGCGTAAGGCGCCGGCGAAGAAGGCAGCCGCCAAGAAGGCCCCGGCCAAAAAGGCGGCGCCGGCGGCACCCGCGGAGCCTGCAGATCCGAACGCTCCCGATGTCGTCGTCGAGCTCGGCTACCACGACCTGACACTGGCGCAGCTGCGGGCGCGGCTGCAGTCGCTGTCCGTGAGCGAGCTCGAAGAGCTGCTGACCTACGAAGACGCTCACAAGGCACGCGCGCCGTATCAGACCTTGCTCGCGAACAGGATCACCCGCGCCGCTGCCCGTGGCTGA
- a CDS encoding 4-hydroxy-3-methylbut-2-enyl diphosphate reductase, with protein sequence MAAVDMGTPGMVSTVVGPATSKRVLLAEPRGYCAGVDRAVETVERALEKHGAPVYVRHEIVHNRYVVDTLAKAGAIFVDETDEVPEGAIVVFSAHGVAPTVHQDAAARNLKTIDATCPLVTKVHQEAKRFARDDFDILLIGHEGHEEVIGTAGEAPDHVQLVDGPGSVDKVTVRDEKKVIWLSQTTLSVDETMETVQRLRERFPTLQDPPSDDICYATQNRQVAVKAMAPECELVIVVGSRNSSNSVRLVEVALGAGSNASYLVDYAEDIDPAWLEGVTTVGVTSGASVPEVLVRGVLERLAEHGYGQVQPVTTANETLVFSLPRELRAARH encoded by the coding sequence ATGGCTGCAGTCGATATGGGCACTCCGGGGATGGTGAGCACCGTCGTCGGCCCGGCGACGAGCAAGCGCGTGCTGCTGGCTGAGCCGCGCGGCTACTGCGCTGGTGTCGATCGTGCGGTCGAGACCGTCGAGCGGGCGCTGGAGAAGCACGGCGCCCCCGTCTACGTGCGTCACGAGATCGTGCACAACCGATATGTGGTGGACACGCTGGCCAAGGCGGGTGCGATCTTCGTCGACGAGACCGACGAGGTGCCCGAAGGGGCGATCGTCGTGTTCTCCGCCCACGGTGTCGCGCCGACCGTCCACCAGGACGCCGCGGCGCGCAACCTGAAGACCATCGATGCCACCTGCCCGCTGGTCACCAAGGTGCATCAGGAGGCCAAGCGGTTCGCCCGCGACGACTTCGACATCCTGCTCATCGGTCACGAGGGCCACGAGGAGGTCATCGGTACCGCCGGTGAGGCCCCCGACCACGTGCAGCTGGTCGACGGCCCGGGCTCGGTGGACAAGGTCACCGTGCGTGACGAGAAGAAGGTCATCTGGCTGTCCCAGACGACGCTGAGCGTCGACGAGACCATGGAGACCGTGCAGCGCCTGCGCGAGCGCTTCCCGACGCTGCAGGACCCGCCCAGCGACGATATCTGCTACGCCACCCAGAACCGTCAGGTCGCGGTGAAGGCGATGGCCCCCGAATGTGAATTGGTGATCGTCGTCGGCTCGCGCAACTCGTCGAACTCGGTGCGGTTGGTCGAGGTCGCCCTCGGTGCCGGCTCCAACGCCTCATACCTGGTCGACTACGCCGAGGACATCGACCCAGCCTGGCTTGAGGGCGTGACAACGGTCGGCGTCACATCGGGTGCTTCGGTGCCCGAGGTGCTGGTGCGCGGGGTGTTGGAGCGGCTCGCTGAGCACGGCTACGGGCAGGTGCAGCCGGTCACCACGGCCAATGAAACGTTGGTGTTCTCGCTGCCGCGTGAACTGCGGGCCGCGCGACACTAG
- a CDS encoding DMT family transporter, which translates to MTGQRARSSVEADHRSAHPDIPGVPWWGAILIAVAGTALGFAIDAMVNGEKLTGAFAGCYAAGCVLAVFAVRYSSIFTAIVQPPLILFASIPMAYMIMSKGPADGIRNMAITTGYPLIERFPLMISTALGVLIIGVVRWYWGMFTSKPAKEKTAKPKAAKTTKTAKPRTSSRTRVQALVDAEADTTGRSAGSTTRTRRPRPDEAAARTRHGRHESGTRRRPAPDSEPVSRRASAVGTPWEDERPMRTERRPARRARDEYDDYGYEPRPRYREPRAEPTREPHRPAVRYRDERPPAPPRRRPDRYDDAWDYDR; encoded by the coding sequence GTGACAGGTCAACGCGCCCGCTCATCGGTGGAAGCCGATCACCGGTCGGCGCACCCCGATATCCCGGGTGTGCCATGGTGGGGCGCAATCCTGATCGCGGTCGCTGGAACCGCGCTTGGTTTCGCAATTGACGCGATGGTCAATGGTGAGAAGCTGACCGGCGCGTTCGCCGGCTGCTACGCAGCGGGATGCGTCCTGGCGGTTTTCGCGGTGCGGTATTCATCGATCTTCACCGCCATCGTGCAGCCGCCGCTGATCCTGTTCGCGAGCATCCCGATGGCCTACATGATCATGTCGAAGGGGCCGGCCGATGGCATCAGGAACATGGCCATCACCACCGGGTACCCGCTGATCGAACGCTTCCCGCTGATGATCAGCACCGCGTTGGGCGTGCTGATCATCGGAGTGGTGCGCTGGTACTGGGGAATGTTCACCAGTAAGCCCGCCAAAGAAAAGACGGCCAAGCCCAAGGCTGCGAAGACCACAAAGACCGCCAAGCCGAGGACGTCCTCACGGACCCGGGTACAGGCGCTGGTCGATGCCGAGGCCGACACCACGGGCAGGAGCGCAGGAAGCACCACCCGAACCCGCCGCCCCCGCCCCGACGAGGCCGCCGCGCGGACACGCCACGGAAGGCACGAGTCCGGCACGCGTCGCCGCCCCGCCCCCGATTCCGAACCCGTCTCGCGGCGGGCGTCGGCGGTCGGCACCCCGTGGGAGGACGAGCGCCCGATGCGGACCGAACGCCGTCCCGCACGACGGGCCCGCGACGAATACGACGACTACGGATACGAGCCGCGGCCCCGCTACCGGGAGCCCCGCGCGGAACCCACGCGTGAGCCGCACCGCCCTGCGGTCAGGTACAGAGATGAGCGTCCACCGGCTCCTCCACGGCGCCGTCCGGACCGATACGACGACGCCTGGGACTACGACCGCTAG
- a CDS encoding YbdD/YjiX family protein, which translates to MKLIKGLVWWFTSVMGDHDYQRYVEHLRRRHPGAPVPTEAEFWRSRYADADANPSARCC; encoded by the coding sequence ATGAAGCTGATCAAGGGGCTGGTGTGGTGGTTCACCTCGGTCATGGGCGACCACGACTACCAGCGATATGTCGAGCACCTACGGCGCCGTCATCCGGGCGCTCCGGTGCCCACCGAAGCCGAATTTTGGCGCTCGCGGTACGCCGATGCGGACGCGAATCCGTCGGCGCGATGCTGCTGA